In Babylonia areolata isolate BAREFJ2019XMU chromosome 10, ASM4173473v1, whole genome shotgun sequence, the following proteins share a genomic window:
- the LOC143286648 gene encoding uncharacterized protein LOC143286648, with amino-acid sequence MNSDSKSQRSAQALRWSSSSPNDGQVLYACAGGDVTLPWSYALDQGDVIVSTEWTFQGESQQLVAASIHGNFFATPSFSGRVQLVPNAGLVLSHVTPEDSGNYSVAVTLHDGSGLIGIPSRRSVTLQVADDLMIADHELQAGQQAEAEYDNSTDQWHAVLTCGRFTYMGDPPLAVEWLTPEGKRLPSTLYSQGFFKLFLPNPVTEGNYTCAITPSSQQHSCAHGNGHQQATVEVNGLTTRLALLEAQLRSESIQKNAVINELKAKVESLQMSCQATTHVAFSARLKDSFFTVTNNQVIILRDVLVNIGHAYDTSTGNFTAPVTGTYYFSAMAAPYGNSKSANVNLRSDSAEMGDFVFNSYAFAESHTQTGSLQGVVRLQKGERVWLNCYSANSYLWSVAPTAFSGFLLYEG; translated from the exons ATGAACAGTGACAGCAAGTCACAGAGAT CTGCACAAGCGCTGCGATGGTCAAGCTCAAGCCCGAATGACGGTCAGGTCCTTTACGCCTGCGCGGGCGGTGACGTCACTTTGCCCTGGAGCTACGCACTGGACCAGGGCGACGTCATCGTCTCCACGGAGTGGACCTTCCAGGGTGAGTCCCAACAGCTGGTGGCGGCGTCCATCCACGGCAACTTCTTCGCCACGCCTTCCTTTTCCGGGCGCGTGCAGCTCGTGCCAAACGCTGGGCTGGTCCTGAGTCACGTGACCCCAGAGGATTCTGGGAATTACTCCGTGGCGGTGACGCTCCACGATGGGTCAGGTCTCATCGGTATCCCGTCTCGCCGGAGTGTGACTTTGCAGGTGGCAG ACGACCTGATGATCGCAGACCACGAATTACAGGCCGGACAACAGGCAGAGGCGGAGTACGACAACTCCACGGACCAGTGGCACGCCGTGCTCACCTGCGGCCGCTTCACCTACATGGGCGACCCGCCTCTCGCTGTGGAATGGCTG ACACCGGAAGGCAAGAGACTACCCAGCACTCTTTACAGCCAGGGTTTCTTCAAACTCTTCTTGCCCAACCCAGTGACCGAGGGGAACTACACGTGCGCGATCACCCCCTCCTCTCAGCAACACTCCTGTGCTCACGGCAACGGTCACCAGCAGGCGACGGTGGAAGTGAATGGGTTAACGACCCGCCTGGCTTTATTGGAGGCTCAGCTTCGGAGCGAGAGCATCCAGAAGAACGCCGTCATCAATGAGTTAAAGGCCAAAGTGGAGTCCTTGCAGatgtcat GTCAGGCCACAACGCACGTTGCCTTCAGTGCCAGACTCAAAGACAGTTTCTTCACTGTCACAAACAACCAAGTCATCATTCTGAGAGACGTCTTAGTCAATATAGGCCACGCCTACGATACCTCTACAGGCAACTTCACTGCTCCAGTGACAGGTACATACTACTTCTCCGCCATGGCAGCACCGTACGGCAACTCCAAGTCAGCTAACGTGAATTTGAGATCTGACAGTGCAGAGATGGGCGATTTTGTGTTTAATTCTTACGCCTTCGCCGAGTCCCATACCCAGACCGGTTCTTTGCAAGGTGTGGTTCGTTTGCAGAAGGGAGAGCGAGTGTGGCTGAATTGCTACTCGGCTAACTCTTATCTTTGGAGTGTTGCGCCGACTGCATTCAGCGGATTTCTGCTGTATGAAGGATGA